From Ammoniphilus oxalaticus:
ACGGAATAATTCCTATCAAGGTTTGTGGTGTTTGCCCTGTGGATATGTGGAATGGAAAGAAGATGTGGAAGAAGCGTGCAAACGAGAGTTTGAAGAAGAAACGGGGCTGCGTGTGGAGCTGGAACGGGTGTATGCGGTCCACTCCAACTTTCACAATCCACAGCAACATACGGTCGGGATCTGGTATTTAATGAAAGAAATGGGGGGACAGTTGGCTGCCGATGATGATTTGGAACAGGTGGATTTTTTTAGCTATCAGCAATTGCCAGAACTTGCTTTTCCAACGGATCGAAAAGTACTGGATCAGCTAGCGGCAGACGGACTGCTGAAATAGAAAAAGGGGGAAACGATGAAGATTTTTCATACGGCCGATTGGCACTTAGGGAAACTGGTCAAGGAAGTGTACATGACGGAAGATCAGCGTTACGTGTTGGATCAATTTGTGAGCGCGGCTCGCGAGGAAAAACCAGACGTGATTATTATCGCGGGAGATTTATACGACCGCTCAGTCCCGCCGCATGATGCGGTCGCTTTGTTTCACGATATTTTAACCGAGCTCGTTGTTAAGTTGAAGATCCCGGTGTTGGCGATCGCGGGTAATCATGATAGCCCTGAACGAATCCATTTTGCCCATTCGATTATGGAAAAACAAGGCTTGCATATGCGCGGAAAAATCACGACGGAAATGCAACCGATTGTACTGGACGATGAGCATGGTCCGGTTCATTTTCATCTTGTTCCTTTTGCCGATCCAGGGCAAGTTCGCCACCTTTTCGATGAAGCAGAGGGACCGATTCGGACACACGACGATGCGATGCGAGCGATTATCGGGCGGCTGAAACAAACGATGGATCCGACGGCCCGTCACGTGTTTGTCGGTCATGCCTTTGTGACGCCGACAGGCGGGCAAGGAGAACACATTTGCGATTCAGAGCGACCACTATCGATCGGTGGAGCGGATACGGTTAGCGCGGAATATTTCGCCGACTTTCATTACACGGCTCTCGGTCATTTGCATCAGGCGCATTATGTTCGCAATGAAACGATTCAATATGCGGGTTCGCCTTTGAAATATTCGATTAGCGAAGAAAACCATCGCAAAGGTTTTCACATCGTGCATCTCGATCAAACGGGACAGATTGAGGTCGAGCGAAGGATGTTGCAGCCGCGTCGCGATCTGCGGACGGTCACAGCGACCATTGACGAGTTGAAGGAACATCCGCGTTCCGATGATTACGTGTTCGTGTCGTTATTGGATGAACAAGTCGTGTTGTTCCCGATGGAACAAATTCGAGCGGTCTATCCGAATGCGATGCATGTCAGTCGGGCCGTGACACACCTTCCAAGCGCATCGACAACATCATCTGTTGAGCGAAAAAATATGGATCCCTTTACGTTATTCCAATCGTTCGCGGAAGAAATGATCGGAAAAGAACCGCCCGCAGAAATGGAAGAGTTATTCAAGGAAATTTTACAAGAAGTATGGAAGGAAGAGGAGGAGCGCGCATGAGACCGTTAAAAATGACGATGACCGCGTTTGGCCCTTATCGCGACCACCAAAAGATTGACTTTTCTGAAATTAAAGATTACCAGTTGTTTGTCATCTCGGGGAAAACAGGGGCGGGCAAAACGACCATTTTTGACGCGCTTTGTTTTGCGATCTATGGGGAAGCGAATGGGGAAGATCGACGTGAAACGCGACTTTTGCGCAGCGATTTTGCCGATGATGAGACGTATACGTCGGTGGAGTTGGATTTCGAATTGCGGGGTCGCCAGTATCGGGTGATTCGGGAATTGCCGCACGTGAAAGAAGGTCGCAAAACAGCGAGCGGGGGAAAAGCGGAACTGTATGAAATTACGACAGGAACACCGATCCCCTTTTTAGATAAATTTTATAAGCG
This genomic window contains:
- a CDS encoding NUDIX hydrolase, producing the protein MKIPLRYDFCPKCGGKLYAETIEQQDQPRCSQCQFIFYQNPVVGVAGILLKDGKVLLGKRNNSYQGLWCLPCGYVEWKEDVEEACKREFEEETGLRVELERVYAVHSNFHNPQQHTVGIWYLMKEMGGQLAADDDLEQVDFFSYQQLPELAFPTDRKVLDQLAADGLLK
- a CDS encoding exonuclease SbcCD subunit D, producing MKIFHTADWHLGKLVKEVYMTEDQRYVLDQFVSAAREEKPDVIIIAGDLYDRSVPPHDAVALFHDILTELVVKLKIPVLAIAGNHDSPERIHFAHSIMEKQGLHMRGKITTEMQPIVLDDEHGPVHFHLVPFADPGQVRHLFDEAEGPIRTHDDAMRAIIGRLKQTMDPTARHVFVGHAFVTPTGGQGEHICDSERPLSIGGADTVSAEYFADFHYTALGHLHQAHYVRNETIQYAGSPLKYSISEENHRKGFHIVHLDQTGQIEVERRMLQPRRDLRTVTATIDELKEHPRSDDYVFVSLLDEQVVLFPMEQIRAVYPNAMHVSRAVTHLPSASTTSSVERKNMDPFTLFQSFAEEMIGKEPPAEMEELFKEILQEVWKEEEERA